One part of the Prunus persica cultivar Lovell chromosome G5, Prunus_persica_NCBIv2, whole genome shotgun sequence genome encodes these proteins:
- the LOC18777433 gene encoding protein P21: MSLLKKFSVFSIICITLYFPTSTNAARFDIRNNCAFTVWAAASPGGGRPLNSGESWPLDVNSGTAGARIWARTGCSFDGAGRGSCQTGDCGGVLQCQGYGQPPNTLAEYALNQYNNLDFFDISLVDGFNVPMDFSPTDNGCTRGIQCTADINGQCPNELKAQGGCNNPCTVFKTDQYCCNSGSCGPTDFSRFFKDRCPDAYSYPKDDQTSTFTCPTGTNYRVVFCP; this comes from the coding sequence ATGAGCCTACTCAAAAAATTCTCAGTCTTTTCCATCATATGCATCACCCTTTACTTTCCAACTTCAACCAATGCAGCGCGTTTCGATATCCGAAACAACTGTGCCTTCACAGTCTGGGCAGCAGCCTCACCAGGCGGTGGAAGGCCGCTTAACAGTGGCGAATCTTGGCCTTTAGATGTGAACTCCGGCACTGCTGGGGCCCGCATTTGGGCACGAACGGGATGCAGCTTCGATGGAGCTGGACGTGGCAGCTGCCAAACAGGTGATTGTGGAGGTGTCCTCCAATGCCAAGGCTATGGCCAACCCCCAAACACCCTAGCAGAATATGCACTTAACCAATATAACAACTTAGATTTTTTTGATATTTCTCTGGTTGATGGGTTCAATGTCCCAATGGACTTTAGTCCCACGGACAATGGATGCACTAGGGGGATACAATGCACGGCTGATATTAATGGGCAGTGTCCTAACGAATTGAAGGCTCAAGGAGGCTGCAACAACCCTTGCACTGTGTTTAAAACTGATCAATATTGCTGCAATTCTGGGAGCTGTGGCCCCACAGACTTCTCTAGGTTTTTCAAGGATCGGTGCCCGGATGCTTATAGCTACCCCAAGGATGACCAAACCAGCACATTTACATGCCCTACTGGGACTAACTATAGGGTTGTGTTCTGCCCATGA